Proteins co-encoded in one Ruegeria sp. YS9 genomic window:
- a CDS encoding ribose-phosphate pyrophosphokinase gives MPTLHEPKLIAGNANLPLAETIARRMSLYRGVDQGLVDARVERFNDGEIFVEVFENVRGEDMFIIQPTSNPANDNLMELLIIADALRRSSAQRITAVIPYFGYARQDRRTKARTPISAKLVANMLTGAGIERILTMDLHAAQIQGFFDMPVDNLYASPIFALDVKNQFKDSLDEIMVVSPDVGGVARARELAKRINAPLSIVDKRREKAGEVAEMTVIGDVKDKICLIVDDMCDTAGTLCKAAQVLLDNGAKEVHSYITHGVMSGPAVERVTNSVMKSLVLTDTIQPTKEILKAKNIRIVPTAPIFTQAILNIWNGTSVSSLFEDKTLTPIYESMYQMD, from the coding sequence ATGCCGACACTTCACGAACCCAAGCTTATCGCTGGGAACGCCAACCTTCCACTTGCCGAAACCATCGCACGCCGCATGAGCCTGTATCGCGGCGTTGACCAGGGATTGGTCGATGCGCGCGTTGAACGTTTCAATGATGGCGAGATCTTCGTCGAAGTGTTCGAAAACGTACGCGGCGAGGATATGTTCATCATCCAGCCGACCTCGAACCCGGCCAATGACAACCTGATGGAGCTGCTGATCATCGCCGACGCGCTGCGCCGTTCGTCGGCACAGCGGATCACCGCCGTGATCCCGTATTTCGGCTATGCCCGCCAGGATCGCCGCACCAAGGCCCGCACGCCCATCAGCGCCAAGCTGGTGGCCAATATGCTGACCGGTGCAGGGATCGAGCGGATTCTGACGATGGATCTTCATGCCGCGCAGATTCAGGGCTTTTTCGATATGCCCGTCGACAACCTCTACGCCTCGCCGATCTTTGCGCTGGATGTCAAAAACCAGTTCAAGGACAGTCTGGATGAAATCATGGTGGTTTCACCCGACGTCGGCGGCGTGGCCCGCGCACGTGAACTGGCCAAGCGCATCAATGCCCCCTTGTCGATCGTTGACAAGCGTCGCGAGAAAGCAGGCGAAGTCGCGGAAATGACCGTTATCGGGGATGTGAAGGACAAGATCTGCCTGATCGTCGACGATATGTGTGACACCGCCGGAACGCTTTGCAAGGCCGCGCAGGTCCTGTTGGACAATGGCGCCAAGGAAGTTCACTCCTACATCACGCATGGCGTCATGAGCGGCCCGGCGGTCGAGCGGGTGACGAACTCGGTCATGAAGTCACTGGTGCTGACCGATACGATCCAGCCGACGAAAGAGATATTGAAGGCGAAGAATATCCGCATCGTTCCCACTGCGCCAATCTTCACCCAAGCAATCCTGAACATCTGGAACGGAACCAGTGTGTCTTCGCTGTTCGAAGACAAAACGCTGACCCCGATCTACGAATCCATGTATCAGATGGATTGA
- the rpiB gene encoding ribose 5-phosphate isomerase B → MTANKRIVLSSDHAAIELRQSVAKHIAQQGWDVVDIGPTTPESTHYPKHGKAAAQAVASGDCSLGIVLCGTGQGIMMAANKVPGIRCGVCSDTFSARMIRQHNNANMLSIGARVVGEGLALDIVDAFLGAEFEGGRHATRVDMIEAQDD, encoded by the coding sequence ATGACTGCCAACAAACGTATTGTTCTTTCCAGCGATCACGCGGCAATCGAGCTGCGTCAATCCGTGGCCAAACACATCGCGCAACAAGGTTGGGACGTGGTTGATATCGGCCCGACAACCCCGGAAAGCACCCATTACCCCAAGCACGGCAAGGCCGCGGCGCAAGCCGTTGCCTCGGGAGATTGCAGCTTGGGTATTGTCCTCTGCGGCACCGGACAGGGTATCATGATGGCTGCGAACAAAGTGCCCGGCATCCGCTGCGGCGTTTGTTCAGACACATTCTCGGCCCGCATGATCCGTCAGCACAACAATGCCAACATGCTGTCGATTGGCGCGCGGGTTGTCGGTGAAGGTCTGGCGCTGGACATCGTTGACGCATTTCTGGGTGCCGAATTCGAAGGCGGCCGCCACGCCACGCGCGTGGACATGATCGAAGCGCAGGACGACTGA
- a CDS encoding H-type lectin domain-containing protein yields MKKFLTHPIGIAQGENVLFSEFAEGGEMWTGQGPRERRTPIRFKEAFRTPPVVQIGISLWDVDTSSALRAEVQAEHITTEGFDAVFRTWSDTRIARIRASWTAIGEVAHPDDWSIS; encoded by the coding sequence ATGAAAAAGTTCCTAACCCATCCGATTGGAATTGCGCAGGGCGAGAATGTCCTGTTTTCGGAATTTGCCGAAGGCGGCGAAATGTGGACCGGGCAGGGGCCACGCGAACGCCGAACCCCCATTCGGTTCAAAGAAGCATTTCGAACCCCGCCCGTGGTGCAGATCGGGATCTCTCTGTGGGATGTGGACACGTCCTCGGCGCTACGTGCCGAAGTTCAGGCCGAACATATCACAACCGAAGGATTCGACGCAGTATTCCGGACCTGGTCCGACACGCGGATTGCCCGCATCCGCGCAAGCTGGACTGCGATAGGAGAGGTGGCACACCCGGACGACTGGAGTATTTCCTGA
- a CDS encoding F0F1 ATP synthase subunit epsilon: MANTMQFDLVSPERSLASLSATAVQIPGADGDMTAMPDHAPTITTLRPGLLKVEAPEGSSEYLVTGGFAQINGDSLSVLAEKAIPVDEVTRAHLDELIEDARASHEAAKGGDDQTIVDDAAKLLADMEALGTHMSL, from the coding sequence ATGGCAAACACGATGCAATTCGACCTCGTCAGCCCCGAGCGGAGCCTTGCTTCGCTCAGCGCGACGGCGGTCCAGATTCCCGGCGCGGACGGGGACATGACGGCAATGCCCGATCATGCCCCCACCATCACCACGCTGCGCCCCGGTCTGCTGAAGGTTGAGGCACCCGAAGGGTCCAGCGAATACCTGGTCACCGGCGGGTTTGCCCAGATCAACGGCGACAGCCTGTCGGTTCTGGCCGAAAAGGCCATCCCGGTGGATGAAGTGACCCGCGCGCATCTGGACGAGCTGATCGAAGACGCCCGCGCCTCGCATGAGGCAGCCAAGGGTGGCGATGATCAGACCATCGTCGACGACGCAGCCAAGCTGCTGGCCGACATGGAAGCGCTTGGAACACATATGAGCCTGTAA
- the atpD gene encoding F0F1 ATP synthase subunit beta: MANAKGKVTQIIGAVVDVHFEDQLPEILNALETTNNGKRLVLEVAQHLGENTVRTIAMDATEGLVRGEAVTDTGAPISVPVGNATLGRILNVVGEPIDEKGPVEASETRAIHQPAPEFDEQSTESEILVTGIKVVDLLAPYAKGGKIGLFGGAGVGKTVLIMELINNIAKVHSGFSVFAGVGERTREGNDLYHEMIESNVIKPDNLSESQVALVYGQMNEPPGARARVALTGLTLAEQFRDQSGTDVLFFVDNIFRFTQAGSEVSALLGRIPSAVGYQPTLATDMGALQERITSTKSGSITSVQAIYVPADDLTDPAPATSFAHLDATTVLNRAISEKGIYPAVDPLDSTSRLLDPAIVGEEHYKVATDVQQILQRYKSLQDIIAILGMDELSEEDKLTVARARKIERFLSQPFDVAEVFTGSPGVQVPLDVTISSFKAVVAGEYDHLPEAAFLMVGGIDDVIAKAEKMAAEAA, encoded by the coding sequence ATGGCGAATGCAAAAGGCAAAGTCACACAGATCATCGGGGCCGTCGTCGACGTGCACTTCGAAGATCAGCTGCCTGAAATTCTGAACGCGCTGGAAACCACCAACAACGGCAAGCGCCTGGTGTTGGAAGTTGCTCAGCACCTGGGTGAAAACACTGTCCGCACCATCGCGATGGACGCGACCGAAGGTCTGGTCCGCGGCGAGGCCGTGACCGACACCGGCGCACCGATCTCGGTTCCGGTCGGCAACGCCACCCTGGGCCGCATCCTGAACGTGGTCGGCGAACCGATCGACGAAAAAGGCCCGGTCGAAGCATCCGAAACCCGCGCCATCCACCAGCCCGCGCCCGAGTTCGACGAACAGTCGACCGAGTCGGAAATCCTGGTCACCGGCATCAAGGTGGTTGACCTGCTGGCGCCCTACGCCAAAGGCGGCAAGATCGGCCTGTTCGGCGGCGCCGGTGTGGGCAAGACCGTTCTGATCATGGAACTGATCAACAACATCGCAAAAGTGCACTCGGGCTTCTCGGTGTTCGCGGGCGTTGGTGAACGGACCCGTGAAGGGAACGACCTGTACCACGAGATGATCGAATCGAACGTCATCAAGCCCGACAATCTGTCGGAAAGCCAGGTGGCCCTGGTGTACGGCCAGATGAACGAACCTCCGGGTGCGCGTGCACGTGTTGCTCTGACCGGTCTGACCCTGGCCGAACAGTTCCGCGACCAGTCCGGTACCGACGTTCTGTTCTTCGTCGACAACATCTTCCGCTTCACGCAGGCGGGTTCCGAGGTATCGGCTCTGCTGGGTCGTATTCCTTCGGCGGTGGGCTACCAGCCGACGCTGGCCACCGACATGGGCGCCTTGCAGGAACGGATCACCTCGACCAAGTCGGGCTCGATTACTTCGGTGCAGGCGATCTACGTGCCTGCGGACGACCTGACCGACCCTGCGCCGGCAACCTCGTTCGCGCACCTCGACGCGACCACCGTTCTCAACCGCGCGATCTCGGAAAAGGGTATCTATCCGGCCGTTGACCCGCTCGACTCGACCTCGCGTCTGCTCGACCCGGCCATCGTTGGTGAAGAGCACTACAAGGTTGCGACCGACGTTCAGCAGATCCTCCAGCGCTACAAGTCGTTGCAGGACATCATCGCCATCCTCGGCATGGACGAACTGTCGGAAGAGGACAAACTGACCGTGGCCCGTGCCCGTAAGATCGAACGCTTCCTGTCGCAGCCGTTCGACGTGGCCGAGGTCTTCACCGGTTCGCCCGGCGTTCAGGTTCCTCTGGATGTCACCATCTCGTCGTTCAAGGCCGTTGTGGCCGGCGAATACGATCACCTGCCCGAAGCGGCCTTCCTGATGGTAGGCGGTATCGACGACGTGATCGCCAAAGCGGAAAAGATGGCCGCAGAAGCCGCCTAA
- a CDS encoding F0F1 ATP synthase subunit gamma, which translates to MPSLKDLKNRIESVKSTRKITKAMQMVAAAKLRRAQESAEASRPYAERFNAVMAGLAASVGGSDSAPKLLRGTGSDDVHLLVVMTAERGLCGGFNANIAKLARAKAEELRLKGKTVKVLTVGKKGRDALKRDLGDLFVGHVDLSEVKRLGYTNAQDIAKDILSRFDGGEFDVATIFYSKFVNVVTQIPTAQQIIPASFEDEAAGDDSGAIFDYEPSEEAILADLLPKGVATAIFSALLENGASEQGARMSAMDNATRNAGEMIDKLTIQFNRSRQAVITNELIEIISGAEAL; encoded by the coding sequence ATGCCTAGTCTGAAGGACCTTAAAAACAGGATCGAGTCGGTCAAATCGACCCGCAAGATCACCAAGGCCATGCAGATGGTCGCGGCCGCGAAACTGCGCCGCGCCCAGGAATCTGCCGAAGCCTCGCGCCCCTATGCCGAACGGTTCAATGCCGTGATGGCGGGGCTGGCGGCTTCGGTCGGGGGCAGCGACAGCGCCCCCAAGCTGCTCCGGGGTACGGGCAGTGATGATGTCCATCTGCTGGTTGTCATGACAGCTGAACGCGGCCTGTGTGGCGGCTTCAACGCGAACATCGCCAAGCTGGCCCGCGCCAAAGCGGAAGAGCTGCGCCTGAAGGGCAAGACGGTCAAGGTTCTGACCGTCGGCAAGAAAGGCCGCGACGCGCTCAAGCGTGATTTGGGTGATCTGTTCGTTGGACATGTGGACCTGAGCGAGGTCAAGCGTCTGGGGTACACCAACGCGCAGGACATCGCGAAGGACATCCTGTCCCGCTTCGACGGGGGTGAGTTCGACGTTGCCACGATCTTCTACTCGAAGTTCGTCAACGTCGTGACCCAGATCCCGACGGCACAGCAAATCATCCCCGCCTCGTTCGAGGACGAAGCGGCGGGTGACGACAGCGGTGCCATCTTCGACTACGAGCCCAGCGAAGAAGCCATTCTGGCCGACCTGCTGCCCAAGGGGGTTGCGACTGCGATCTTCTCGGCTCTGCTCGAAAACGGGGCGTCTGAACAGGGTGCACGGATGTCCGCGATGGACAACGCGACACGCAACGCGGGTGAAATGATCGACAAGCTGACGATCCAGTTCAACCGCTCGCGTCAGGCCGTGATCACCAACGAGCTGATTGAAATTATTTCCGGCGCCGAAGCGCTGTAA
- the atpA gene encoding F0F1 ATP synthase subunit alpha, whose product MGIQAAEISAILKDQIKNFGQEAEVAEIGRVLSVGDGIARVYGLDNVQAGEMVEFPGGIMGMALNLESDNVGVVIFGSDRDIKEGDTVKRTNSIVDVPIGDELLGRVVDGLGNPLDGKGPINATKRGVADVKAPGIIPRKSVHEPMATGLKSVDAMIPIGRGQRELIIGDRQTGKTAVALDTILNQKSYNDAAGDDESKKLYCVYVAIGQKRSTVAQLVKKLEESGAIEYSIVVAATASDPAPMQFLAPYAATAMAEYFRDNGRHALIIYDDLSKQAVSYRQMSLLLRRPPGREAYPGDVFYLHSRLLERSAKLNEDFGAGSLTALPVIETQGGDVSAFIPTNVISITDGQIFLETELFYQGIRPAVNTGLSVSRVGSSAQTNAMKSVAGPVKLELAQYREMAAFAQFGSDLDAATQQLLNRGARLTELMKQPQYSPLTNAEIVCVIFAGTNGYLDKIDVSDVGRYEAGLLAHLRGKHADLLQWITDEDPKIKGDAADKLKAAIDEYAATFA is encoded by the coding sequence ATGGGAATCCAAGCTGCAGAGATTTCTGCAATCCTGAAGGACCAGATCAAGAATTTTGGTCAGGAAGCCGAAGTGGCCGAGATCGGTCGCGTGCTGAGCGTCGGTGACGGGATTGCCCGTGTATACGGTCTGGACAATGTGCAAGCCGGTGAGATGGTCGAATTTCCCGGCGGCATCATGGGCATGGCGCTGAACCTGGAAAGCGACAACGTCGGTGTCGTTATCTTCGGTTCCGACCGTGACATCAAAGAAGGTGACACCGTCAAGCGCACCAACTCGATCGTGGACGTTCCGATCGGCGACGAGCTGCTGGGCCGCGTTGTGGACGGTCTGGGCAACCCGCTGGACGGCAAAGGCCCGATCAACGCAACCAAGCGTGGCGTTGCAGACGTAAAAGCCCCCGGCATCATCCCGCGTAAATCGGTTCACGAGCCGATGGCAACCGGCCTGAAATCGGTTGACGCGATGATCCCGATCGGCCGTGGCCAGCGTGAGCTGATCATTGGTGACCGTCAGACCGGTAAAACCGCCGTTGCTCTGGACACCATCCTGAACCAGAAAAGCTATAACGACGCAGCCGGCGACGACGAGTCGAAGAAACTGTACTGCGTTTACGTAGCGATCGGTCAAAAGCGCTCGACCGTTGCGCAGCTGGTGAAGAAACTGGAAGAATCCGGCGCCATCGAATACTCGATCGTCGTTGCTGCGACCGCTTCGGACCCGGCACCGATGCAGTTCCTGGCACCCTACGCCGCAACTGCGATGGCGGAATACTTCCGTGACAACGGCCGCCATGCGCTGATCATCTATGATGACCTGTCGAAGCAGGCTGTTTCGTATCGTCAGATGTCGCTGCTGCTGCGCCGCCCGCCGGGCCGTGAAGCGTACCCGGGTGACGTTTTCTACCTCCACTCGCGTCTGCTGGAACGTTCGGCGAAGCTGAACGAAGATTTCGGCGCGGGCTCGCTGACCGCTCTGCCGGTCATCGAAACCCAGGGTGGTGACGTTTCGGCCTTTATTCCGACCAACGTGATCTCGATCACCGACGGCCAGATCTTCCTGGAAACCGAACTGTTCTATCAGGGCATCCGTCCTGCCGTGAACACCGGTCTGTCGGTTTCGCGTGTGGGTTCGTCGGCTCAGACCAACGCGATGAAATCGGTTGCCGGTCCGGTCAAGCTGGAGCTGGCTCAGTACCGCGAAATGGCTGCCTTTGCGCAGTTTGGTTCCGACCTCGACGCCGCCACCCAGCAACTGCTGAACCGTGGTGCACGCCTGACCGAGCTGATGAAGCAGCCGCAGTATTCGCCGCTGACCAACGCGGAAATCGTCTGCGTGATCTTCGCTGGCACCAACGGCTATCTCGACAAGATCGACGTTTCGGATGTGGGCCGCTACGAGGCCGGCCTGCTGGCGCATCTGCGTGGCAAGCATGCTGACCTGCTTCAGTGGATCACCGACGAAGATCCCAAGATCAAGGGTGACGCGGCAGACAAGCTTAAGGCAGCGATCGACGAATACGCCGCGACCTTCGCTTGA
- a CDS encoding F0F1 ATP synthase subunit delta: MSEPASISTGIAERYATAIFEIAKENNDLAGLESGINDLAAALDDSAELRDLIASPLVSRAEQEGAITAIADKMGLNPILRNTLGLMAQKRRLFVLPQLLKVLRDMLAEERGEVTAEVASAKALTKTQMEKLSKTLSERVGKTVTINATVDESLIGGLVVKVGSKMIDSSIRSKLNSLQNAMKEVG; encoded by the coding sequence GTGTCCGAACCAGCTTCGATTTCCACTGGCATCGCCGAGCGCTATGCCACCGCGATCTTCGAGATCGCAAAAGAGAACAACGACCTTGCAGGTCTGGAATCCGGCATCAATGATCTGGCAGCAGCGCTGGACGACAGTGCAGAGCTGCGCGACCTGATCGCCTCGCCGCTGGTTTCCCGCGCTGAACAGGAAGGCGCGATCACTGCGATCGCAGACAAGATGGGTCTGAACCCCATCCTGCGCAACACACTGGGTCTGATGGCGCAGAAGCGTCGCCTGTTCGTCTTGCCGCAATTGCTGAAGGTTCTGCGCGACATGCTGGCCGAAGAGCGCGGCGAAGTGACCGCCGAGGTCGCCTCGGCCAAGGCGCTGACCAAGACCCAGATGGAAAAACTGTCCAAGACACTGTCCGAGCGCGTGGGCAAGACGGTGACAATCAATGCGACCGTGGATGAAAGCCTCATCGGCGGTCTTGTCGTTAAAGTGGGCTCGAAAATGATCGACAGTTCGATCCGTTCGAAGCTGAACTCCCTACAGAATGCAATGAAAGAGGTCGGATAA
- a CDS encoding class I SAM-dependent methyltransferase translates to MHLDVQDLRNFYYRSTLGRAAQAAIRGRLIELWPEAKGQTVAGFGFAVPLLRPYLSDARRVIGLMPGPQGVMPWPAGMPNVSVLTEETLWPIETGHVDKLVVMHGLETSERPNQLLDECWRVLGPGGRAVFIVPNRAGLWSRSDKTPFGFGRPYSATQLENQLKAHHFLPEVHCSALYMPPSFRRFWLKSGNLIEKTGQRIPTVMAGGVLMVEVSKHIRPPSGSVTKDAVKKPIKALDGLLKPA, encoded by the coding sequence ATGCATCTTGATGTACAGGATCTGAGGAACTTCTATTACCGCAGCACACTGGGTCGTGCGGCGCAGGCGGCTATTCGCGGGCGTCTGATCGAGCTTTGGCCCGAAGCAAAGGGCCAGACAGTGGCGGGATTCGGTTTCGCGGTCCCTTTGCTGCGCCCTTACCTGTCGGATGCGCGCCGGGTCATCGGGCTGATGCCGGGACCACAGGGCGTGATGCCCTGGCCGGCAGGTATGCCCAACGTTTCGGTCCTGACCGAAGAAACCCTCTGGCCGATCGAGACCGGCCACGTGGACAAGCTTGTGGTGATGCATGGGCTGGAAACGTCGGAACGGCCAAACCAGTTGCTTGACGAATGCTGGCGCGTGCTGGGCCCCGGTGGCCGGGCCGTCTTCATCGTACCCAACCGGGCGGGCCTGTGGTCACGGTCGGACAAGACCCCGTTCGGGTTCGGACGTCCGTATTCTGCAACTCAGCTGGAAAACCAGCTCAAGGCGCATCACTTCCTGCCCGAGGTGCATTGCTCGGCCTTGTACATGCCTCCGTCATTCCGGCGTTTCTGGTTGAAATCCGGCAATCTGATCGAAAAGACCGGCCAGCGGATTCCGACGGTGATGGCGGGCGGGGTGCTGATGGTCGAAGTCAGCAAACATATACGCCCGCCAAGCGGCAGCGTGACCAAGGATGCGGTCAAAAAGCCGATCAAGGCGCTTGACGGCTTGCTGAAGCCCGCCTGA
- the gloB gene encoding hydroxyacylglutathione hydrolase yields MPLEIVTIPCLSDNYAFLAHDAVTGQTALIDAPEAGPILKALDDRGWSLSHVLLTHHHWDHVDGLAEILAKQPAKVIGAAADANRLPPLDQQVTEGDSFEIGGEPVQVLDVSGHTDGHIAFYMPQSSAVFTADSLMALGCGRLFEGTPAQMWASLSKLAALPDDTLVCSGHEYTQSNAKFAITVDPENQALKDRMADIDRARAAGKTTVPSILALEKATNPFLRAADPAIQAKLGMVGADPEAVFAEIRARKDRF; encoded by the coding sequence ATGCCTCTTGAAATCGTTACAATCCCGTGCCTGAGCGACAATTACGCCTTTCTGGCGCATGACGCCGTCACTGGCCAGACCGCCCTGATCGACGCACCCGAGGCCGGACCGATCCTGAAAGCGCTGGATGACAGGGGGTGGTCACTGTCACATGTTCTGTTGACCCATCATCACTGGGATCACGTGGACGGGCTGGCGGAAATATTGGCCAAACAGCCGGCAAAGGTCATCGGGGCCGCTGCTGACGCAAATCGCCTGCCGCCGCTGGATCAGCAGGTCACCGAGGGGGACAGTTTCGAGATAGGCGGCGAACCGGTTCAGGTTCTGGACGTTTCCGGGCATACGGATGGCCATATCGCTTTCTACATGCCGCAGAGTTCTGCCGTGTTCACCGCCGACAGCCTGATGGCGCTGGGTTGTGGACGCCTGTTCGAGGGCACGCCCGCACAAATGTGGGCCTCTCTGAGCAAGCTGGCCGCCCTGCCGGACGACACTTTGGTCTGTTCAGGGCATGAATATACACAATCCAACGCCAAATTCGCGATTACTGTCGATCCCGAAAACCAAGCCTTGAAAGATCGCATGGCGGATATCGACCGCGCGCGTGCCGCCGGGAAAACCACTGTTCCTTCCATTCTGGCCCTTGAAAAGGCCACAAATCCGTTCCTGAGGGCCGCCGATCCGGCGATTCAGGCGAAATTGGGTATGGTCGGCGCTGACCCCGAGGCCGTTTTTGCCGAAATCCGGGCTAGAAAAGACCGGTTCTGA
- the clpA gene encoding ATP-dependent Clp protease ATP-binding subunit ClpA, whose amino-acid sequence MPSFSSTLEQAIHAALAAANERRHEFATLEHLLLALLEEPDAVRVMKACSVDLDELRSTLVEFIDEDLSNLVTDIDGSEAVPTAAFQRVIQRAAIHVQSSGRTEVTGANVLVAIFAERESNAAYFLQEQDMTRYDAVNFIAHGVAKDPAYGESRSVSGADQVEEDAQTTSGEAEQKESALGKYCVDLNAKARAGDVDPLIGRSDEVERCIQVLCRRRKNNPLLVGDPGVGKTAIAEGLAHKIVGGEAPDVLANTTIYSLDMGALLAGTRYRGDFEERLKAVVTELEDHPDAVLFIDEIHTVIGAGATSGGAMDASNLLKPALQGGKLRTMGSTTYKEFRQHFEKDRALSRRFQKIDVNEPSVEDSVKILRGLKPYFEEHHDIKYTADAIKTAVELSARYINDRKLPDKAIDVIDEAGAAQHLVAESKRRKTIGVKEIEAVVAKIARIPPKNVTKDDALVLKDLEASLKRVVFGQDLAIEALSSAIKLARAGLREPEKPIGNYLFAGPTGVGKTEVAKQLADTLGVELLRFDMSEYMEKHAVSRLIGAPPGYVGFDQGGLLTDGVDQHPHCVLLLDEIEKAHPDVFNILLQVMDHGELTDHNGRTVNFRNVVLIMTSNAGAQEQAKAAIGFGRDRREGEDTAAIERMFTPEFRNRLDAVISFAPLPKEVILQVVEKFVLQLEAQLLDRGVSIDLTPKAAEWLADKGYDDKMGARPLGRVIQEHIKKPLAEELLFGKLAKGGVVRVSVKKGELDLEILGPDQRRISGDKPPLLTAD is encoded by the coding sequence GTGCCTTCATTCTCGAGCACATTGGAACAAGCCATCCACGCGGCCTTGGCGGCTGCGAATGAACGGCGCCATGAATTCGCAACGCTGGAGCATTTGCTGCTGGCCCTTCTGGAAGAACCCGATGCCGTGCGCGTCATGAAAGCGTGCAGTGTCGATCTGGACGAGTTGCGCAGCACTTTGGTTGAGTTCATCGACGAGGACCTTTCGAATCTGGTCACCGATATCGACGGATCCGAAGCCGTACCCACCGCAGCGTTCCAGCGCGTCATTCAGCGCGCGGCGATCCACGTTCAAAGCTCGGGCCGGACCGAAGTGACCGGCGCCAACGTACTGGTTGCCATATTCGCCGAGCGCGAAAGCAATGCCGCCTATTTTCTGCAAGAGCAGGACATGACCCGTTACGACGCGGTCAATTTCATCGCGCATGGTGTCGCCAAAGATCCGGCCTATGGCGAAAGCCGCTCGGTATCCGGTGCGGATCAGGTGGAAGAAGACGCCCAGACCACATCCGGTGAAGCCGAACAGAAAGAAAGCGCGCTTGGAAAATACTGCGTGGATCTGAACGCCAAGGCTCGAGCTGGCGATGTCGATCCGCTGATCGGACGCTCGGACGAGGTGGAACGCTGCATCCAGGTGCTGTGCCGCCGCCGCAAGAACAACCCGCTGCTGGTGGGGGATCCGGGTGTGGGCAAGACCGCCATCGCAGAAGGCCTTGCGCACAAGATCGTCGGTGGCGAGGCCCCCGATGTGCTGGCCAACACCACGATCTATTCGCTGGACATGGGCGCGCTGCTGGCCGGAACCCGCTATCGCGGTGATTTCGAAGAACGTCTGAAAGCGGTTGTGACCGAGTTGGAGGATCACCCGGACGCGGTGTTGTTCATCGACGAGATCCATACCGTGATCGGTGCCGGGGCAACCTCGGGCGGGGCTATGGATGCCTCGAACCTGCTGAAGCCTGCGCTTCAGGGCGGCAAACTGCGCACCATGGGCTCGACCACCTACAAGGAGTTCCGTCAACACTTTGAAAAGGACCGTGCGCTGAGCCGCCGGTTCCAGAAGATCGACGTGAACGAACCTTCGGTGGAAGACAGCGTAAAGATCTTGCGCGGGCTAAAGCCCTATTTCGAAGAGCATCATGACATCAAATACACCGCCGATGCCATCAAGACGGCGGTGGAGCTGTCGGCCCGCTATATCAACGACCGCAAACTGCCCGACAAGGCCATCGACGTGATCGACGAGGCTGGCGCGGCGCAGCATCTGGTCGCGGAAAGCAAGCGGCGCAAAACCATTGGCGTCAAAGAAATCGAAGCGGTTGTCGCCAAGATCGCGCGTATTCCGCCCAAGAACGTCACAAAGGATGATGCGTTGGTGCTGAAAGACCTCGAAGCCTCGCTGAAACGGGTGGTGTTTGGTCAGGATCTGGCCATCGAGGCGCTGTCCAGCGCGATCAAACTGGCCCGTGCCGGTCTGCGCGAACCTGAGAAACCCATCGGCAACTACCTGTTCGCTGGTCCTACCGGGGTCGGGAAAACCGAGGTGGCGAAACAGCTGGCGGATACGCTGGGTGTGGAGCTTTTGCGGTTCGACATGTCGGAATACATGGAGAAGCACGCGGTCAGCCGCCTGATCGGTGCCCCTCCGGGCTATGTCGGGTTCGATCAGGGTGGTTTGCTGACCGACGGTGTCGACCAGCATCCGCATTGCGTGTTGTTGCTGGACGAGATCGAAAAAGCGCATCCGGACGTGTTCAACATCCTATTGCAGGTGATGGACCATGGCGAGTTGACCGATCACAACGGTCGCACGGTGAACTTCCGCAATGTGGTTCTGATCATGACGTCGAACGCCGGCGCGCAAGAGCAGGCCAAAGCCGCCATCGGTTTCGGGCGCGATCGGCGCGAAGGCGAAGACACGGCCGCGATCGAGCGCATGTTCACACCGGAATTCCGCAACCGTCTGGACGCCGTGATCTCCTTCGCACCGCTGCCGAAAGAGGTCATTTTGCAGGTGGTCGAGAAATTCGTCCTACAGCTTGAGGCGCAACTGCTGGATCGCGGCGTGAGCATCGATCTGACGCCCAAAGCTGCCGAGTGGCTGGCCGACAAGGGATATGACGACAAGATGGGTGCACGCCCGCTGGGACGTGTCATTCAGGAACATATCAAGAAGCCTCTGGCCGAGGAGTTGCTTTTCGGCAAACTGGCCAAGGGCGGTGTGGTTCGTGTCTCGGTCAAGAAGGGCGAACTGGATCTTGAAATTCTTGGGCCGGACCAACGGCGCATTTCAGGAGACAAGCCACCTCTGTTGACGGCAGACTGA